A single region of the Govania unica genome encodes:
- a CDS encoding long-chain-fatty-acid--CoA ligase, whose product MVERPWLTHYPEGIDWNFDIAPKPLYALLDDAAELYPQNTALDFYGRRYSYAELKSLTDKAAAGFQNLGVGAGSKVGLFLPNVPHYVIAYYAILKAGGTVVNFSPLYSERELLDQVADSGVEMMVTLDLEALYPKMLSVLKQSSLKRIIVGTFPEVLPWPKNWLFPIFKRSEVAKTEWDSRHEHFHRLFEAGSTYKPLSFDPRQQVAVLQYTGGTTGTPKGAMLSHANLYVNALQSKLWFSGVRLGEERILAVLPFFHVFAMTGVLNMGIAVGGELLMLPRFELEAVMKLIAKERPSLMAGVPTMYRAFLNHPLAAQGALKSLRLCISGGAPLPVELKKTFEETSGCKLFEGYGLTESSPVAAANPVIGSNKPGSIGQPVPGTDILIVDRENPMKEMPLGEIGEIAISGPQVMLGYWNRPEATAETVVNGRLLTGDLGYMDAEGYTFIIDREKDLILVSGYNVFPRHIEEVLYEHPAVAEAIVIGVPDTYRGEAPKAFVTLKPGNEGLTAEALLIFLRERLGKHEIPREVEFRDSLPKTMVGKLSKKELIAEEKAKLAAKT is encoded by the coding sequence ATGGTAGAGCGTCCCTGGTTGACTCATTATCCAGAGGGTATCGATTGGAATTTCGATATTGCGCCCAAGCCGCTTTATGCGTTGCTCGATGACGCGGCGGAGCTTTACCCGCAAAATACGGCGCTCGATTTCTATGGCCGGCGCTACAGCTATGCCGAGCTTAAGAGCCTGACCGACAAGGCGGCCGCCGGGTTCCAGAACCTCGGGGTGGGGGCTGGCAGCAAGGTCGGGCTGTTCCTGCCGAACGTGCCTCATTATGTGATCGCCTATTACGCAATTCTGAAGGCTGGCGGTACGGTGGTGAATTTCAGCCCACTCTATTCCGAGCGCGAATTGCTGGATCAGGTGGCGGATTCGGGCGTCGAGATGATGGTAACGCTCGATCTTGAGGCGCTCTATCCGAAGATGCTGAGCGTCCTGAAACAAAGCAGCCTCAAGCGGATCATCGTCGGCACCTTTCCCGAGGTCCTGCCCTGGCCGAAGAACTGGCTGTTCCCGATCTTTAAGCGCTCCGAGGTGGCGAAAACCGAATGGGACAGCCGTCACGAACATTTCCACAGGCTTTTTGAGGCCGGGAGCACCTACAAGCCGCTCAGCTTTGACCCGCGGCAGCAGGTGGCGGTGCTGCAATATACCGGCGGCACCACCGGCACGCCCAAGGGGGCCATGCTGTCCCACGCCAATCTCTATGTGAATGCGCTTCAAAGCAAACTCTGGTTTTCCGGCGTGCGTCTGGGCGAGGAACGGATTCTCGCCGTGTTGCCGTTTTTCCATGTGTTCGCCATGACCGGCGTGCTCAATATGGGCATCGCGGTGGGCGGGGAGCTTCTGATGCTGCCGCGCTTTGAGCTTGAGGCGGTGATGAAGCTCATTGCCAAGGAACGGCCAAGCCTGATGGCCGGGGTGCCGACCATGTATCGCGCCTTTCTCAATCATCCGCTCGCGGCTCAGGGTGCGCTCAAATCCTTGCGGCTTTGCATCTCGGGCGGCGCGCCCTTGCCGGTCGAACTCAAAAAAACCTTCGAGGAAACCTCGGGCTGCAAACTGTTCGAGGGCTATGGCCTGACCGAATCCTCCCCGGTGGCCGCTGCCAACCCCGTCATCGGCTCGAACAAGCCGGGCTCCATCGGTCAGCCGGTTCCGGGCACCGATATCCTCATCGTCGACCGCGAGAACCCGATGAAGGAGATGCCCCTCGGGGAAATCGGCGAAATCGCCATCTCGGGGCCGCAGGTCATGCTCGGCTACTGGAACCGGCCCGAGGCGACGGCCGAGACGGTCGTGAACGGCCGTTTGCTCACCGGCGATCTCGGCTATATGGACGCCGAGGGCTATACCTTCATCATCGACCGCGAAAAGGATCTTATTCTGGTCAGCGGTTACAATGTCTTCCCGCGCCATATCGAGGAAGTGCTCTATGAGCATCCGGCGGTGGCCGAAGCCATCGTCATCGGCGTGCCCGATACCTACCGTGGTGAAGCTCCGAAGGCCTTCGTGACCCTGAAGCCCGGCAATGAGGGGCTGACGGCTGAAGCCCTGTTGATCTTCCTGCGCGAGCGGCTCGGCAAGCATGAAATCCCGCGCGAGGTCGAGTTCCGCGACAGCCTGCCGAAGACCATGGTTGGCAAATTGTCCAAAAAGGAACTGATCGCCGAGGAAAAAGCCAAACTGGCGGCCAAGACCTAA
- a CDS encoding class I SAM-dependent RNA methyltransferase: MTEFLIERLGAQGDGIAETEAGPVFLPFTLPGERVEAQMRGDRAVLERVLSPSPERVEPPCPHFGVCGGCSLQHMSAASYAVWKRQILIDTLAHRGFSDLPVAEAIISAPGSRRRAGLKAERLKDKVILGFSERQSHRLVDVTSCPVLRPEIVAFLGPLRAFLRSAMKAKAEITVTLSDRGLDVALSGVILKTMQDRMRFADFAESADLARLTVDGETVLERRVPMVTFGDVPVPLPSNAFLQATKDGEAALQASIAEALAGATKVVDLFAGLGTFSFPLAATAAVHAVEGDAQMVAAFTRAAGARKLVKVTAETRDLFRNPLRVNEFKGVDAVVMDPPRAGAQAQTEMLAQARVPRLALVSCNPGSFARDARVLVDVGYEIDWIRPVDQFLWSPHLELVASFVLR; this comes from the coding sequence ATGACTGAATTTCTAATCGAGCGTCTCGGCGCGCAAGGCGATGGCATTGCGGAAACGGAAGCGGGCCCGGTGTTCCTGCCCTTCACCCTGCCGGGGGAGCGGGTCGAGGCGCAGATGCGCGGCGACCGCGCGGTCCTTGAACGCGTCCTCAGCCCAAGCCCCGAGCGCGTGGAGCCGCCCTGTCCGCATTTCGGCGTCTGCGGGGGCTGTTCGCTCCAGCATATGTCAGCGGCGAGCTATGCCGTCTGGAAACGCCAGATCCTCATCGACACCCTGGCCCATCGCGGCTTCAGCGATCTGCCGGTGGCCGAGGCGATCATCAGCGCCCCGGGCAGCCGTCGCCGCGCCGGGTTGAAGGCCGAACGCCTCAAAGACAAGGTGATCCTCGGCTTTTCCGAACGGCAGTCGCATCGTCTGGTGGATGTGACAAGCTGTCCGGTGCTGCGGCCGGAAATCGTGGCCTTTCTCGGGCCATTGCGGGCGTTCCTGCGCAGCGCCATGAAGGCCAAAGCCGAAATCACGGTGACGCTGAGCGATCGCGGGCTTGATGTGGCGCTATCCGGCGTGATTCTGAAAACCATGCAGGACCGCATGCGCTTTGCTGATTTTGCCGAATCCGCGGATCTCGCCCGCCTCACGGTGGATGGAGAAACGGTGCTTGAACGCCGTGTGCCTATGGTGACCTTCGGCGATGTGCCGGTGCCATTGCCCTCAAACGCGTTTCTGCAAGCAACCAAGGACGGGGAAGCCGCTCTCCAGGCCTCGATTGCCGAGGCACTGGCTGGCGCTACGAAGGTCGTCGATCTTTTTGCCGGTCTCGGCACCTTCAGCTTTCCGCTTGCGGCTACGGCGGCTGTGCATGCGGTCGAGGGCGACGCGCAGATGGTCGCAGCCTTCACCCGGGCCGCAGGCGCGCGCAAGCTCGTGAAAGTCACGGCCGAGACACGGGATCTCTTCCGCAATCCGCTGCGGGTTAATGAATTCAAAGGCGTGGATGCGGTGGTGATGGACCCGCCACGGGCCGGAGCGCAGGCTCAGACGGAGATGCTGGCGCAGGCCCGTGTGCCGCGCCTTGCGTTAGTTTCCTGCAACCCTGGCAGCTTTGCTCGGGATGCGCGTGTGCTTGTTGATGTCGGCTATGAGATTGACTGGATCCGTCCCGTAGACCAGTTCCTGTGGTCTCCGCATCTCGAGCTCGTCGCTTCCTTCGTCCTCCGCTGA
- the aroC gene encoding chorismate synthase gives MSHNTYGHLFRVTTWGESHGPALGCVVDGMPPGLAISEPEIQTWLDRRKPGQSRFTTQRREPDAVKILSGVFDGRTTGTPVSLMIENTDQRSKDYGEIVDKFRPGHADYTYIAKYGLRDHRGGGRSSARETAARVAAGALARKVLSGVTIRGALVQVGPHAIDRSRWNWDVTEQNPFWCPDAEMAAKWEDYLDSIRKDGDSVGAIIEVVASGVPAGWGAPIYGKLDADLAAAMMSINAVKAVEIGDGFASAAARGTENADEIRMGIDGKPVFLANHAGGVLGGISSGQDLIVRFAVKPTSSILTPVRSIDAQGNEVDVVTKGRHDPCVGIRAVPVGEAMMAAVLADHLLRHRAQTGR, from the coding sequence ATGTCGCACAATACCTACGGCCATCTGTTCCGTGTCACCACCTGGGGCGAAAGCCACGGGCCGGCGCTTGGCTGCGTGGTCGACGGCATGCCGCCGGGTCTGGCCATCAGCGAGCCCGAGATCCAGACCTGGCTTGACCGCCGCAAACCCGGCCAGTCCCGCTTCACCACCCAAAGGCGCGAGCCGGACGCGGTGAAAATCCTGTCCGGGGTTTTTGACGGGCGCACCACCGGCACGCCGGTGAGCCTGATGATCGAAAACACCGATCAGCGGTCCAAGGACTATGGCGAGATTGTCGATAAATTCCGCCCGGGACATGCCGACTATACCTATATCGCCAAATACGGCCTGCGCGATCATCGCGGCGGCGGGCGCTCCTCGGCGCGGGAAACCGCAGCCCGGGTGGCTGCCGGGGCGCTTGCCCGCAAGGTTCTGAGCGGCGTGACCATTCGTGGCGCGCTGGTGCAGGTCGGGCCCCATGCTATCGACCGCAGCCGCTGGAACTGGGACGTCACCGAACAGAATCCCTTCTGGTGTCCCGATGCCGAAATGGCCGCCAAATGGGAAGACTATCTCGACAGCATCCGCAAGGATGGCGATTCCGTGGGCGCGATCATTGAAGTCGTCGCCTCGGGCGTGCCCGCCGGCTGGGGCGCGCCGATTTACGGCAAGCTCGACGCTGATCTCGCCGCCGCCATGATGAGCATCAATGCTGTCAAAGCGGTCGAAATCGGCGACGGCTTTGCAAGCGCCGCCGCGCGCGGCACGGAAAATGCCGATGAAATCCGCATGGGCATAGACGGCAAGCCCGTATTCCTCGCCAATCATGCGGGCGGCGTGCTGGGTGGCATTTCGTCAGGGCAGGATCTGATCGTCCGTTTCGCCGTCAAGCCGACCTCCTCCATCCTAACGCCTGTGCGCAGCATCGATGCTCAGGGCAATGAAGTCGACGTCGTGACCAAGGGCCGCCATGACCCCTGCGTCGGCATTCGTGCCGTGCCCGTGGGTGAAGCCATGATGGCCGCCGTGTTGGCTGATCATCTGCTGCGTCATCGTGCGCAAACTGGTCGCTGA
- a CDS encoding polyprenyl synthetase family protein: MTSVTDLYPVQSALAEVAREVEKKIDRLLPPVQGPEGRVIEAMRYGTLGGGKRIRPFLVVASADLFGVARTCSLRVAAAIEMVHSYSLIHDDLPCMDDDDLRRGQPTVHRKYDEATAVLAGDALLTFGFEVLSGEETHADPRVRLDLVSGLAMAVGSNGMVGGQMIDLQASGLNLDVQGITRLQHMKTGALLSYSAEAGAILGRAAQDKRLALKGYAQNLGLAFQIADDLLDIEGDEASMGKAIGKDAEAGKATLVGALGVERARLQAEMLIAQAIEHLETFGEQATLLRNIARFVINRST; encoded by the coding sequence ATGACCAGCGTCACGGATCTCTATCCGGTGCAAAGCGCACTGGCTGAGGTCGCGCGCGAGGTTGAAAAGAAAATCGACCGCCTGCTGCCACCTGTCCAGGGTCCGGAAGGACGGGTCATTGAGGCCATGCGTTATGGGACGCTTGGTGGCGGCAAGCGCATCCGGCCCTTTCTGGTGGTGGCGAGCGCCGATCTTTTCGGCGTCGCACGCACCTGCTCGCTGCGGGTCGCGGCGGCCATTGAAATGGTGCACAGCTACTCGCTGATCCATGACGATCTGCCCTGCATGGATGATGACGATCTGCGGCGCGGTCAGCCGACGGTGCACCGGAAATATGACGAAGCGACGGCGGTTCTGGCTGGCGATGCTCTGCTGACCTTCGGCTTCGAGGTTCTGAGCGGCGAGGAGACCCATGCGGACCCGCGGGTGCGGTTGGATCTGGTGAGCGGTCTGGCCATGGCTGTCGGGTCAAACGGCATGGTCGGTGGTCAGATGATCGATCTGCAGGCCTCTGGCCTCAATCTTGATGTGCAGGGCATTACTCGGCTGCAGCATATGAAAACCGGGGCGCTCCTGTCCTATTCCGCCGAGGCCGGAGCGATTCTCGGCCGCGCGGCGCAGGACAAACGTCTGGCCCTCAAAGGCTATGCTCAAAATCTCGGTCTGGCGTTTCAGATTGCTGACGATCTCCTTGACATCGAAGGCGATGAGGCCAGCATGGGAAAGGCTATCGGCAAGGATGCCGAGGCCGGGAAAGCGACCTTGGTCGGAGCGTTAGGGGTAGAGCGGGCGCGGTTGCAGGCCGAGATGCTGATCGCCCAGGCGATCGAACATCTTGAAACATTTGGTGAGCAAGCGACGCTTTTGCGTAATATCGCGCGTTTTGTTATAAACCGCAGCACATGA
- the dxs gene encoding 1-deoxy-D-xylulose-5-phosphate synthase, giving the protein MGSDTPLLDGIHLPCDLRKLKPEQLQKVADEVRADMINAVSVTGGHLGAGLGVVELTVALHYVFDTPKDKIIWDVGHQAYPHKILTGRRDRMRTIRQAEGLSGFTKRGESEYDPFGAAHSSTSISAGLGMAVARDLRGGDEKVVAVIGDGAMSAGMAYEAMNNAGHLKSRLIVILNDNDMSIAPPVGAMSAYLARLLSSRSFFGFRGVAKQLMSRLPKGVGRTAKKAEEFARGMATGGTLFEELGFYYVGPIDGHNMDHLLPVLENVRDAERGPILVHVVTKKGKGYAPAEAAADKYHGVSKFNVVTGAQAKSTAATPSYTKVFADALIDEARRDDKIVAITAAMPSGTGLDKFAAEFPSRTFDVGIAEQHAVTFAAGLATEGYKPFAAIYSTFLQRAYDQVVHDVAIQCLPVRFAIDRAGLVGADGPTHAGSFDVTYLASLPNFVVMAAADEAELVHMVATCAAINDRPSAVRYPRGEGIGVEMPVHGQPLEIGKGRIMREGTRVAILSLGTRLQECLKAADELGERGVSVTVADARFAKPIDEDLIRRLAHNHELLITIEENAIGGFAAQVMTFLAREGILDGGLKYRPMMLPDLFIDQDSPQKMYDLAGLNAAQIVGETLTTLRHNDVKPAQTA; this is encoded by the coding sequence ATCGGATCAGACACCCCGCTGTTGGACGGCATTCATCTGCCGTGTGATCTCCGCAAGCTGAAGCCTGAGCAATTGCAAAAGGTTGCGGATGAGGTGCGGGCTGACATGATCAATGCTGTCTCGGTGACCGGCGGTCATCTCGGGGCTGGTCTTGGTGTCGTTGAGCTGACGGTGGCGCTCCATTACGTGTTTGACACGCCGAAAGATAAAATCATCTGGGATGTGGGCCATCAGGCCTATCCGCATAAAATTCTCACCGGCCGCCGTGACCGCATGCGCACGATCCGGCAGGCTGAGGGGCTTTCAGGCTTCACCAAGCGGGGCGAGAGCGAATATGACCCGTTCGGCGCGGCGCATAGCTCGACCTCCATTTCGGCCGGTCTCGGCATGGCGGTGGCGCGGGATCTGCGCGGCGGCGATGAAAAGGTCGTTGCGGTTATCGGCGACGGCGCCATGAGCGCGGGCATGGCCTATGAAGCCATGAACAATGCCGGTCATCTGAAATCGCGGCTGATCGTCATCCTCAATGACAATGACATGTCCATCGCCCCGCCGGTCGGGGCCATGAGCGCCTATCTGGCCCGGCTGCTGTCGTCGCGTTCGTTCTTCGGCTTCCGTGGTGTGGCCAAGCAACTGATGTCGCGCCTGCCGAAGGGTGTCGGCCGCACCGCGAAAAAGGCCGAAGAATTCGCTCGTGGGATGGCCACCGGCGGCACGCTATTTGAAGAACTCGGGTTCTATTATGTCGGCCCCATCGACGGCCATAATATGGATCATCTGCTGCCGGTGCTGGAAAATGTCCGCGATGCCGAGCGCGGCCCAATTCTTGTCCATGTGGTGACGAAGAAGGGCAAGGGCTATGCCCCGGCCGAAGCCGCCGCCGATAAATATCATGGCGTCAGCAAGTTCAATGTGGTGACCGGGGCCCAGGCCAAATCGACCGCCGCCACCCCAAGCTATACCAAGGTCTTCGCCGACGCCCTGATCGACGAAGCCAGACGCGATGACAAGATCGTTGCCATCACGGCGGCCATGCCGTCGGGCACCGGGCTTGATAAATTCGCGGCGGAGTTCCCGTCGCGGACGTTCGATGTAGGCATCGCTGAACAGCATGCGGTGACCTTCGCCGCCGGTCTTGCCACCGAAGGCTACAAGCCCTTCGCCGCCATTTATTCGACCTTCCTTCAGCGCGCCTATGATCAGGTGGTGCATGACGTGGCGATCCAGTGCCTGCCGGTGCGCTTTGCCATCGACCGCGCCGGTCTCGTGGGCGCTGACGGTCCGACCCATGCCGGGTCGTTCGATGTGACCTATCTGGCAAGCCTGCCGAATTTCGTCGTCATGGCGGCGGCCGACGAGGCCGAGCTTGTGCATATGGTCGCCACCTGTGCGGCGATCAACGACCGCCCGTCCGCCGTCCGCTACCCGCGCGGGGAAGGCATCGGCGTTGAGATGCCAGTACACGGCCAGCCGCTTGAGATCGGCAAGGGCCGCATCATGCGCGAGGGCACCCGGGTTGCGATCCTCAGCCTCGGCACCCGCCTGCAGGAATGCCTGAAGGCCGCTGACGAGCTCGGCGAACGTGGGGTCTCGGTCACCGTGGCCGACGCCCGTTTCGCCAAGCCCATCGACGAGGACCTGATCCGCCGTCTCGCCCATAATCACGAGCTTCTGATCACCATCGAAGAAAACGCCATTGGCGGCTTCGCGGCGCAGGTCATGACCTTCCTTGCCCGGGAAGGCATACTAGATGGCGGGCTCAAATACCGTCCCATGATGCTGCCGGATCTCTTTATCGATCAGGACAGCCCGCAGAAAATGTATGATCTGGCCGGTCTCAACGCGGCGCAGATTGTTGGCGAAACGCTGACGACCCTCCGTCACAATGACGTCAAACCAGCCCAGACAGCCTGA
- a CDS encoding MBL fold metallo-hydrolase, producing the protein MLAVADGVYWIRMPLPLALDHINLWALEEADGWTLVDSGMNSSQTQGHWESLITGPMAGKPIKRLIVTHLHPDHFGLAGWFSARWHVPVYMTQSEFLMGSVLSLGRWDELPWAMELFFHRAGLTPDEIANLKTLGYGHFADSVYRPPGGYHRLRDGDSLDIGGREWRIVVGRGHSPEHACLHCPDLGLLIAGDQVLPRISSNVSVYSTEPEANPLKDWLDSLTKLRGLPADTHVLPAHGYLFTGLHDRLDALTLEHETKLVELAEACGEPMSAVDALPVMFLRDLKGFTRLMALGETIAHFHLLLDRGLVIAEDGQDGVRRFRRT; encoded by the coding sequence ATGCTTGCCGTAGCTGACGGGGTTTACTGGATCCGCATGCCGCTGCCTTTGGCGCTCGATCACATCAATCTTTGGGCGCTTGAGGAAGCGGACGGCTGGACCCTTGTGGATAGCGGCATGAACAGCTCGCAAACACAGGGGCATTGGGAAAGCCTGATAACCGGGCCGATGGCTGGCAAGCCGATCAAGCGGCTGATCGTCACCCATCTGCACCCCGATCACTTCGGGCTCGCGGGCTGGTTCAGCGCCCGCTGGCATGTGCCGGTCTATATGACGCAAAGCGAATTCCTCATGGGCAGCGTGCTGTCCCTCGGCCGCTGGGATGAGCTGCCGTGGGCGATGGAGTTGTTTTTCCATCGCGCCGGACTCACGCCCGACGAGATCGCCAATCTGAAGACGCTCGGCTACGGTCATTTCGCCGACAGTGTCTATCGCCCACCGGGCGGCTATCACCGGCTGCGCGATGGCGACAGTCTGGACATCGGCGGTCGGGAGTGGCGGATTGTGGTCGGGCGCGGTCATTCGCCGGAACATGCCTGTCTCCATTGCCCGGATCTCGGGCTTTTGATCGCGGGCGATCAGGTGTTGCCGCGCATTTCCTCGAACGTCAGCGTCTATTCCACCGAGCCTGAGGCCAATCCCCTGAAAGACTGGCTGGACTCTCTCACCAAGTTGCGCGGGCTTCCGGCCGACACCCATGTGCTTCCGGCCCACGGCTATCTGTTCACGGGGCTGCATGACCGTCTGGATGCCCTGACGCTTGAACATGAGACCAAGCTTGTGGAACTGGCGGAGGCCTGCGGGGAGCCGATGTCGGCGGTGGATGCCTTGCCGGTCATGTTCCTGCGCGATCTCAAGGGCTTCACCCGGCTGATGGCGCTTGGAGAAACAATCGCGCATTTCCACCTTTTGTTGGACCGGGGTCTGGTAATAGCGGAGGATGGGCAGGACGGCGTCCGCAGGTTCCGCCGCACGTGA
- a CDS encoding TlyA family RNA methyltransferase: MVKIRADQLLVDRGLAESRSRAQALILAGLAYVGDRKVAKAGDMLAADAALILKGKDHPWVSRGGLKLDHAIREFTLDFHDAVVLDVGASTGGFTDVALSHGARRVYAVDVGHGQLAWKLREDSRVIVLERTNARNLTSALVPEPVNYVVCDASFIGLETVLPAPLSLVAPGAHLVALIKPQFEVGKGRVGKGGVVRDPALHEEVCARIRDWLGSLPGWSVLGITESPITGPEGNIEFLIVAKHD; encoded by the coding sequence TTGGTCAAAATTCGTGCCGATCAATTGCTGGTGGATCGCGGGCTTGCGGAAAGCCGCAGCCGGGCCCAGGCCCTGATCCTTGCCGGTCTCGCCTATGTGGGCGACCGCAAGGTGGCCAAGGCAGGTGACATGCTGGCCGCCGACGCGGCGCTGATCCTCAAGGGCAAGGATCACCCCTGGGTCAGCCGGGGCGGGCTCAAGCTCGATCATGCCATTCGTGAGTTCACACTCGATTTCCACGACGCCGTGGTCCTGGATGTGGGGGCTTCGACCGGCGGCTTTACCGATGTGGCGCTCAGCCATGGCGCGCGCCGGGTCTATGCCGTCGATGTGGGCCATGGTCAGCTCGCCTGGAAACTGCGCGAAGATTCGCGGGTTATCGTGCTAGAACGTACCAACGCGCGCAATCTTACATCCGCACTTGTGCCGGAGCCGGTCAATTACGTGGTCTGCGACGCAAGCTTCATTGGTCTTGAAACCGTGCTGCCCGCGCCCTTGTCGCTGGTTGCACCGGGGGCGCATCTCGTCGCCCTGATCAAGCCGCAGTTCGAAGTCGGCAAGGGCCGGGTCGGCAAGGGCGGCGTGGTTCGCGACCCTGCTCTGCATGAGGAGGTTTGCGCGCGCATCCGCGACTGGCTCGGGTCTTTGCCCGGCTGGAGCGTACTTGGCATTACGGAAAGCCCAATAACGGGCCCCGAAGGCAATATTGAATTTTTGATTGTAGCAAAACATGACTGA
- a CDS encoding exodeoxyribonuclease VII small subunit, protein MELPDDIRNMSFEEALAALEGIVQKLEKGQVPLEESIEIYTRGTYLRQHCDAKLKDAEARIRKITVSSTGELGAEPLDVGQ, encoded by the coding sequence ATGGAGCTGCCCGACGACATCCGGAACATGAGCTTTGAAGAAGCTCTGGCGGCGCTTGAGGGCATCGTTCAGAAGCTGGAAAAAGGTCAGGTGCCGCTTGAGGAATCAATCGAGATCTACACTCGTGGCACCTATCTCCGGCAGCATTGCGACGCCAAGCTGAAAGACGCCGAGGCGCGCATCCGCAAGATCACCGTGAGCAGCACGGGCGAGCTTGGAGCCGAGCCGCTGGACGTGGGGCAATGA
- a CDS encoding acyl-CoA dehydrogenase, translating to MTYSAPLREMQFLLDHVVGMSDLTALDRYSEATPDLVAAILGEAGKFTAEVLAPLRRTGDLQGSKLVNGTVETPAGFKEAYAQYVDGGWNALSADPEYGGQGMPFILSCAFMEMITSANMAFGLCPMLGQGAVEALLAHAVPDLQDRYLPNLVSGKWTGTMNLTEPQAGSDVGALRTKADRQADGSYLIQGQKIFITWGDHDVAENVLHLVLARLPDAPQGTKGISLFLVPKFMINDDGSLGARNDLRVVSLEHKLGIHASPTCVMAFGDNGGCVGYLIGEENKGMSCMFTMMNHARLNVGLQGIGCAELAYQQAYAYARDRVQGVPMGTEPADRAPIFEHADVRRMLLTMKASTEAARAIAFLNANAMDLAHNATDKEDRWWNQGLADLLTPLSKGYGTDIGVENASLAVQVHGGMGFIEETGVAQTLRDARITPIYEGTNGIQALDLVGRKLAQDGGEHWQALFRRIEGFLNSLPTDGDLGAIRTDLGDALVALRQATAWIMAERAQNMRAVAAGATPYLRLFSMTVGGYLLAVGAKAAFAELKTPDADREFLQSRVVLARFFAEQLLPPASALMGPITRGDGLLFALSPDQLAV from the coding sequence ATGACCTACTCCGCCCCTTTACGTGAAATGCAATTTCTTCTGGACCATGTGGTTGGCATGTCCGATCTGACGGCGCTTGATCGCTACAGCGAGGCGACGCCGGATCTCGTGGCGGCTATTCTCGGGGAGGCCGGGAAGTTCACCGCCGAAGTGCTCGCCCCCCTGCGCCGGACCGGCGACCTTCAGGGCTCGAAACTCGTCAACGGCACGGTCGAGACACCCGCGGGCTTCAAGGAAGCCTATGCGCAATATGTAGACGGCGGCTGGAACGCGCTTTCGGCCGATCCGGAATATGGCGGGCAGGGCATGCCCTTCATCCTCTCCTGCGCCTTCATGGAAATGATCACCTCGGCCAATATGGCCTTCGGTCTTTGCCCCATGCTCGGGCAGGGCGCGGTCGAGGCGTTGTTGGCTCATGCCGTGCCTGATTTGCAGGATCGCTATCTGCCCAATCTCGTCAGCGGGAAATGGACCGGCACCATGAACCTGACCGAACCGCAGGCAGGCTCCGACGTGGGCGCGCTGCGCACCAAGGCGGACCGGCAGGCGGATGGCAGCTATCTTATTCAGGGCCAGAAGATCTTCATCACCTGGGGCGATCATGACGTTGCTGAAAACGTCCTCCATCTGGTGCTCGCCCGCCTGCCTGACGCGCCTCAGGGCACCAAGGGCATTTCGCTTTTCCTCGTGCCGAAATTCATGATCAATGACGATGGGTCGCTCGGGGCGCGTAACGATCTGCGCGTCGTGTCGCTTGAACATAAGCTCGGCATCCATGCGAGCCCGACCTGCGTCATGGCCTTTGGTGACAATGGCGGATGCGTCGGCTATCTGATCGGCGAAGAAAACAAGGGCATGAGCTGCATGTTCACTATGATGAACCATGCCCGGCTCAATGTCGGTCTTCAGGGCATCGGCTGCGCCGAACTCGCCTATCAGCAGGCCTATGCCTATGCCCGGGACCGCGTGCAGGGCGTTCCCATGGGCACAGAACCAGCCGACCGCGCGCCGATTTTCGAACATGCTGACGTGCGCCGCATGTTGCTGACCATGAAAGCCTCGACCGAGGCCGCCCGAGCCATCGCCTTCCTCAATGCGAACGCCATGGATCTCGCCCATAACGCTACCGACAAGGAAGATCGTTGGTGGAATCAGGGCCTGGCCGATCTGCTGACGCCCTTGTCCAAGGGCTATGGCACCGACATCGGCGTCGAGAATGCCTCGCTTGCCGTGCAGGTTCATGGCGGCATGGGCTTCATCGAGGAAACCGGCGTCGCCCAGACCCTGCGCGATGCCCGCATCACTCCGATTTACGAAGGCACCAACGGCATTCAGGCGCTGGATCTCGTCGGCCGCAAGCTCGCGCAGGATGGTGGCGAACATTGGCAGGCCCTGTTCCGGCGCATTGAAGGCTTCCTTAACAGCTTGCCGACGGACGGTGATCTCGGCGCGATCCGCACCGATCTTGGCGATGCTTTGGTCGCGCTCCGTCAGGCGACGGCCTGGATCATGGCTGAACGCGCTCAGAACATGCGGGCGGTGGCCGCCGGGGCCACGCCTTATCTCCGGCTGTTCTCCATGACGGTGGGTGGCTATCTGCTGGCTGTCGGGGCGAAAGCCGCGTTCGCCGAGCTTAAGACACCGGACGCGGACCGCGAGTTCCTGCAATCCCGGGTCGTTCTGGCGCGCTTTTTCGCCGAACAGCTTCTCCCGCCGGCAAGCGCCCTGATGGGGCCGATCACCCGTGGCGATGGGCTGCTCTTTGCCCTCAGCCCTGACCAGTTGGCGGTGTAA